A portion of the Fusobacterium perfoetens ATCC 29250 genome contains these proteins:
- the cas10 gene encoding type III-A CRISPR-associated protein Cas10/Csm1: MIKLQDNEKVAFAGLLHDVGKLLNRSDEYRKNCTLGTQHPHLSSWFIDYLFENNILEKDNELKELVQKHHEGPYYDKSINLNSIEETREKNGLKKLGLIVARSDNYSSAERIEEESNFGKNNFKTRPLDSIFSRINLRKENEKDEISRYKISMLSEDNIFPDTRDENPQTALNFVIDEFLKEVKNIKVQDAKSLFINLFDLLKKYTWSIPSDTQRKVCDISLFDHLKTTSAIALASYNYHIEEEGNLKDITQESIKRDKDENHFLLIGGDVSGIQKYIYGLENTKNTAKRLRARSFFIKLLSDVGAYKIIDSLDLTIANIIISSGGKFYILAQNTENTREELLKIKKEINDTLYKEYQADLFLNLEWLEVSGRDLGEKFSERYDELNDKLDVGKGKKFIDNILHEPILENKDYGNGKKVRLCPICNKFLIGENEESCPHCLKDLEFGSFLPKMKKLAFYTKNIDDIKQKEGSINLFGILCKIIKDEEIEGEPYLLNYYSDEIQRNMGYVKDVYGGYVPLNDNGAIKEFEEIAKESSSKNLGIIKGDVDNLGLIFSVGMSGLEEEIKNEKTGKEETRKGVISISRIATLSRMLDNFFSYWLPKTLEKNKKELGSNYVVYSGGDDFMIVSSWDKAVKVSKYINKEFNKYVANNDDITITIGISITKPSDPIYFSSKWATEAEEKGKSSGRNGLVLFDTYIPWENLEKVFGLIDFFGKNYRKEKENNGIFNQGFIYRLLHYTDMAESYETTKNPKYLKFISDFTYDLSRNIIPKLKEEYKNKGITDDKLINEKIKKDDRIIKLNKYFGIEVIENQEDMKFLKIYMRVVINYIVRKNRENREEN, from the coding sequence ATGATAAAGTTACAAGATAATGAAAAAGTTGCTTTTGCTGGACTTTTACATGATGTAGGAAAGTTACTAAATAGAAGCGATGAATATAGAAAAAATTGTACTTTGGGAACTCAACACCCTCATCTTTCATCTTGGTTCATAGATTATTTATTTGAAAATAATATTTTAGAAAAAGATAATGAATTAAAAGAGTTAGTACAAAAACATCATGAAGGACCTTATTATGATAAAAGTATAAATCTTAATTCTATTGAGGAAACTAGAGAAAAAAATGGATTAAAGAAATTAGGGCTTATAGTCGCTCGTTCTGATAACTATTCATCAGCAGAGAGAATAGAAGAAGAAAGTAATTTTGGAAAAAATAATTTTAAAACAAGACCTTTAGATTCTATTTTTAGTAGAATAAATCTTAGAAAAGAAAATGAAAAAGATGAGATAAGTAGATATAAAATTTCTATGTTAAGTGAAGATAATATTTTTCCTGATACTAGAGATGAAAATCCACAGACTGCATTAAACTTTGTTATTGATGAATTTTTAAAAGAAGTTAAAAATATAAAAGTACAAGACGCAAAATCACTTTTTATAAATTTATTTGATTTATTAAAAAAATATACTTGGTCAATTCCTTCAGATACTCAAAGAAAAGTATGTGATATTTCTCTTTTTGACCATTTAAAAACTACTTCAGCCATAGCTCTTGCTTCATATAATTATCATATTGAAGAAGAAGGAAATTTAAAAGATATTACACAAGAAAGTATAAAAAGAGATAAAGATGAAAACCATTTTCTTTTAATAGGTGGAGATGTTTCAGGAATACAAAAATATATTTATGGATTGGAAAATACTAAAAATACAGCTAAAAGACTTAGAGCACGTTCATTTTTTATAAAACTTTTATCAGATGTAGGAGCTTATAAAATTATAGATTCTCTTGATTTAACAATAGCAAATATAATTATTTCATCAGGAGGAAAATTTTATATCTTAGCTCAAAATACAGAAAATACTAGAGAGGAACTTTTAAAAATAAAAAAAGAGATAAACGATACTTTATATAAAGAATATCAAGCTGACTTATTTTTAAATTTAGAATGGTTAGAAGTTTCTGGTAGAGATTTAGGAGAAAAGTTTTCTGAAAGATATGATGAATTAAATGATAAATTAGATGTGGGAAAAGGGAAGAAATTTATAGATAATATTTTACATGAGCCAATATTAGAAAATAAAGATTATGGAAATGGGAAAAAAGTAAGACTTTGTCCTATTTGTAATAAATTTCTTATAGGAGAAAATGAAGAAAGTTGTCCACATTGTCTAAAAGATTTAGAATTTGGTTCTTTTTTACCTAAAATGAAAAAACTAGCCTTTTATACAAAAAATATAGATGATATCAAACAAAAAGAAGGAAGCATAAATCTTTTTGGAATCTTATGTAAAATTATAAAAGATGAAGAAATAGAGGGAGAACCATATTTACTAAATTATTATAGTGATGAAATTCAAAGAAATATGGGATATGTAAAAGATGTTTATGGTGGATATGTTCCTTTAAATGATAATGGAGCAATAAAAGAGTTTGAAGAGATAGCCAAAGAATCATCTTCAAAAAATTTAGGAATTATTAAAGGTGATGTTGATAATTTAGGACTTATTTTTAGTGTTGGTATGAGTGGTTTGGAAGAAGAAATTAAAAATGAAAAAACAGGAAAAGAAGAAACGAGAAAAGGGGTAATATCTATTTCAAGAATTGCTACTTTAAGTAGAATGTTAGATAATTTCTTTTCGTACTGGTTACCAAAAACTTTAGAGAAGAATAAAAAAGAACTTGGTTCAAATTATGTTGTTTATTCTGGTGGAGATGACTTTATGATAGTTTCTTCATGGGATAAAGCAGTAAAAGTTTCAAAATATATAAATAAAGAGTTTAATAAATATGTAGCAAATAATGATGATATTACTATAACAATAGGAATAAGTATTACAAAACCATCTGACCCAATATATTTTAGTTCTAAATGGGCAACAGAAGCAGAGGAAAAAGGAAAATCAAGTGGAAGAAATGGACTTGTACTTTTTGATACTTATATTCCTTGGGAAAACTTAGAAAAAGTTTTTGGTTTAATAGATTTCTTTGGTAAAAATTATAGAAAAGAAAAAGAAAATAATGGAATATTTAATCAAGGATTTATATATAGACTTTTACATTATACTGATATGGCAGAAAGTTATGAAACAACTAAAAATCCTAAATATTTAAAATTTATATCTGACTTTACTTATGATTTATCAAGAAATATTATTCCTAAACTAAAAGAGGAATATAAAAATAAAGGTATAACTGATGATAAACTTATAAATGAAAAGATAAAAAAAGATGACAGAATAATAAAACTTAATAAATATTTTGGAATAGAAGTTATAGAAAATCAAGAAGATATGAAATTCTTAAAAATTTATATGAGAGTTGTAATAAATTATATTGTTAGAAAAAATAGAGAGAATAGAGAAGAAAATTAA
- the cas1 gene encoding CRISPR-associated endonuclease Cas1: protein MEVYIQEKGSSLRREKEHFIIESKGKTNHISPEKITNIIIEDNSIISTNAIKLAIDNDIPIFLSDGIGNIYGKLWKQHFGKNSLVRLKQLKVFNSKYGNSIGKEWIILKLESQKKHIMKIYKRRNKDYTNEVILFDNIINSVKQLDIEKENFSNIIMGHEGNGSHLYYSLIAKMLPENVGFTKRINQGASDIYNVVLNYSFGILYTRVNHLLTVAGLDTKIGIFHTDITGKDSLLYDFIEQFRFICWEVVFSIFTKKIFNKNYLDEETRILTIDGRRVILEEMFKKLNKIEERNGEKYSYNELIKKKVYKLREELLENEIYNSL, encoded by the coding sequence ATGGAAGTATATATTCAAGAAAAGGGAAGTAGTTTAAGAAGAGAAAAAGAACATTTTATAATTGAAAGTAAAGGAAAAACAAATCATATTTCACCAGAAAAAATTACAAATATTATAATAGAGGATAATTCTATTATAAGTACAAATGCCATAAAACTTGCAATAGATAATGATATTCCTATTTTTTTATCTGACGGAATAGGGAATATATATGGAAAATTATGGAAACAACATTTTGGAAAAAATAGCTTAGTGAGATTAAAACAACTTAAAGTATTTAATTCAAAATATGGAAATAGTATAGGAAAAGAATGGATAATATTAAAATTAGAAAGCCAAAAGAAACATATAATGAAAATTTATAAAAGAAGAAATAAAGATTATACAAATGAAGTTATTTTATTTGATAATATTATAAACTCCGTAAAACAATTAGATATAGAAAAGGAAAATTTTTCAAATATAATAATGGGTCATGAGGGAAATGGAAGTCATTTGTATTATTCATTAATTGCTAAAATGTTACCAGAAAATGTAGGATTTACCAAAAGAATAAATCAGGGGGCAAGTGACATATATAATGTAGTTTTAAATTATTCGTTTGGAATTTTATATACAAGGGTAAATCATTTGTTGACAGTTGCTGGACTTGATACCAAAATAGGAATTTTCCATACTGATATTACAGGGAAAGATTCTTTATTATATGATTTTATAGAACAGTTTAGATTTATTTGTTGGGAAGTTGTTTTTAGTATATTTACGAAAAAGATTTTTAATAAAAATTATTTAGATGAAGAAACTAGAATACTAACAATAGATGGAAGAAGAGTTATTCTTGAAGAGATGTTTAAAAAGTTAAATAAAATTGAAGAGAGGAACGGAGAAAAGTATTCTTATAATGAGTTAATAAAAAAGAAAGTCTATAAGTTGAGAGAGGAACTTTTAGAAAATGAAATATATAATAGCTTATGA
- the csx20 gene encoding CRISPR-associated protein Csx20 codes for MKRCFIFFSHQLTEKQTQEIRNDLKCDEIIYLPKDLQYKWSNVEDDSFDKISNFLKEKSQNDDYALIQGEWGLTYKMINFAKEIGVNPIYAKTKREAIEEKDGEKIKKISYFEHIKFEKY; via the coding sequence ATGAAAAGATGTTTTATATTTTTTTCTCATCAATTAACAGAAAAACAAACTCAAGAGATAAGAAATGATTTGAAATGTGATGAGATAATATATTTACCAAAAGATTTACAATATAAATGGAGTAATGTCGAAGATGATTCTTTTGATAAGATAAGTAATTTCCTAAAAGAAAAATCTCAAAATGATGACTATGCTTTAATTCAAGGAGAGTGGGGTTTAACATATAAAATGATAAATTTTGCAAAAGAGATAGGAGTAAATCCTATTTATGCAAAAACTAAAAGAGAGGCTATTGAAGAAAAAGATGGAGAAAAAATAAAAAAGATTTCCTATTTTGAGCATATAAAATTTGAAAAATATTAA
- the csx2 gene encoding TIGR02221 family CRISPR-associated protein: protein MRKILIASLGAGDKKREYKIGNYNINGRIYTEKYIAAALDKEFKMDKIFYIGTLGSMWENIYIDYCKGNSVNIDENYKSELELKMLDFLDMTNENKKNVSFDFMNLDRIKDISKGKINPILTRYGLDDKENFENFNQILKIIDELQDSDEIYLDITHSFRSNAFWIFLVMNYINDVADKNINIKYISYGMFEAKEKNEKGIEVVPVVNLKLFLDLTKWIKGAYSFKNFGNSTLIRELLDESGNEKIKNKLENFSNSININYVSSIKENINYFKRNLEIIDKIDGPGKLIIPKIVREFLEHFNGTEEEYDILLRLAKWHYKEERYAMVYTNLIEAIKSYIIKTLDIYSDEEEEYFVLDKKISYAVKKIEAKLRNNTQKKFNELNAFFKTYKRCKQSRNNIAHSGNVKKNIIMKEKTESVANDIRGLKDHILICEKIFKQNKLLQEFCSYYMINYEQNEN, encoded by the coding sequence ATGAGAAAAATATTAATAGCTTCTCTTGGAGCAGGAGATAAAAAAAGAGAATATAAAATTGGAAATTATAATATCAATGGAAGAATTTACACTGAAAAATATATTGCTGCTGCATTAGATAAAGAATTTAAAATGGATAAAATTTTTTATATAGGAACTTTGGGTTCAATGTGGGAAAATATTTATATAGATTACTGTAAAGGAAATTCTGTAAATATAGATGAAAATTATAAAAGTGAATTAGAATTAAAAATGTTAGACTTTTTAGATATGACCAATGAAAATAAAAAGAATGTAAGTTTTGATTTTATGAATTTGGATAGAATAAAAGATATATCAAAAGGAAAAATAAATCCGATATTAACAAGATATGGATTAGATGATAAAGAAAACTTTGAAAATTTTAATCAAATATTAAAAATTATAGATGAATTACAAGATAGTGATGAGATATATTTAGATATAACTCATTCTTTTAGGTCAAATGCTTTTTGGATATTTTTAGTTATGAATTATATAAATGATGTAGCTGATAAAAATATTAATATAAAATATATTTCTTATGGAATGTTTGAAGCAAAAGAAAAAAATGAAAAGGGAATAGAAGTAGTACCAGTAGTAAATTTAAAATTATTTTTAGATTTAACAAAATGGATAAAAGGTGCATATTCATTTAAAAACTTTGGAAATAGTACTTTAATAAGAGAGTTATTAGATGAATCTGGAAATGAAAAAATAAAAAATAAATTAGAAAACTTTTCTAATTCAATTAATATAAATTATGTATCTTCTATAAAAGAAAATATAAATTATTTTAAAAGAAACCTAGAAATAATTGATAAAATAGATGGTCCAGGGAAATTAATAATTCCTAAAATAGTTAGAGAATTTTTAGAACATTTTAACGGTACGGAAGAAGAATATGATATTTTATTAAGACTTGCTAAATGGCATTATAAAGAAGAGAGATATGCAATGGTTTATACAAATTTAATAGAAGCTATAAAATCTTACATAATAAAAACTTTAGATATATATTCAGATGAAGAAGAGGAATACTTTGTATTGGATAAAAAAATTAGCTATGCAGTAAAAAAAATAGAAGCAAAATTAAGAAATAATACTCAAAAGAAATTTAATGAATTAAATGCCTTTTTTAAAACTTATAAAAGATGCAAACAATCAAGAAATAATATAGCTCATTCTGGAAATGTAAAGAAAAATATAATAATGAAAGAAAAAACAGAAAGTGTAGCTAATGATATAAGAGGATTAAAGGACCATATTTTAATTTGTGAAAAAATATTTAAACAAAATAAGTTGCTACAAGAATTTTGTAGTTATTATATGATTAATTATGAACAAAATGAAAATTAA
- the cas2 gene encoding CRISPR-associated endonuclease Cas2 produces MKYIIAYDISKSKYRKELSDYLLSERFIRIQKSVFLGNISSNEVDRIMKNCNEFVEDKKDSIFICPICIEDLEKSFFIGITFDMEDLDKFKNFIFY; encoded by the coding sequence ATGAAATATATAATAGCTTATGATATTTCTAAAAGTAAATATAGAAAAGAATTAAGTGATTATTTATTAAGTGAAAGATTTATAAGAATACAAAAATCAGTTTTTTTAGGTAATATTTCTTCAAATGAAGTAGATAGAATAATGAAAAATTGTAATGAATTTGTAGAAGATAAAAAAGATTCTATTTTTATTTGTCCTATTTGCATAGAAGATTTAGAAAAATCATTTTTTATAGGTATCACTTTTGATATGGAAGATTTAGACAAATTTAAAAATTTTATTTTTTATTGA
- the csm5 gene encoding type III-A CRISPR-associated RAMP protein Csm5 produces MKVERIQYKCTLIPLTPIQIGNGNQIYPYDYVVKNGTYYRINLSEIIEKFPQNIKFKFIKLLENNNMIEIRSFIFENYKEEYGYIYKAPVEREFENKYLEKIKGANKKNDENSFIIEEFIGNVEAKYIPGSTIKGAIRSAFLFNEFDKKRDKYDFKKNLKYDKELNKKIEVTAKPFVLVDRYGKTLMGRNSKNEANKIEAKMLELTRLEPKFDPFKNFIVTDTQVTKENTVIKEISRLMPLGVNNKLSFGAEVLKSEYSDNEEVKLNFDIILKLIPSSLLKKDSLDKGIIKEDVYFEISDIAYALNKKAKKVLEKDLEFFKKNTKYREYEKISKELLEKLEKLEEKNEDRVEYKEALIRFGRGSGFNNTTFNLVNTNEEVYTRVVAGDCPIGWALITFEEV; encoded by the coding sequence ATGAAAGTAGAGAGAATACAATATAAATGTACATTAATACCTTTGACACCTATTCAAATAGGAAATGGAAATCAAATTTATCCTTATGATTATGTTGTAAAAAATGGTACTTATTATAGAATAAATTTATCAGAAATTATTGAAAAGTTTCCTCAAAATATCAAATTTAAGTTTATAAAATTATTAGAAAATAATAATATGATTGAAATTAGAAGTTTTATATTTGAAAATTATAAAGAAGAATATGGATATATTTATAAAGCTCCTGTTGAAAGAGAATTTGAAAATAAATATTTAGAAAAAATAAAAGGTGCTAATAAAAAAAATGATGAAAATTCTTTTATAATTGAAGAATTTATAGGAAATGTTGAAGCAAAATACATTCCTGGTAGTACAATAAAAGGGGCTATTAGGTCAGCTTTTCTTTTTAATGAATTTGATAAAAAAAGAGATAAATATGATTTTAAGAAAAATCTAAAGTACGATAAAGAATTAAATAAAAAAATAGAAGTAACAGCTAAACCTTTTGTATTAGTGGATAGATATGGGAAAACTTTAATGGGAAGAAATAGTAAAAATGAAGCTAATAAAATAGAAGCGAAAATGTTAGAATTAACGAGATTAGAACCTAAATTTGACCCTTTTAAAAATTTTATAGTTACAGATACTCAAGTAACTAAAGAGAATACGGTAATAAAAGAAATTTCTAGATTAATGCCATTAGGAGTTAATAATAAATTATCTTTTGGAGCTGAAGTTTTAAAATCAGAATATAGTGATAATGAAGAGGTAAAATTAAATTTTGATATAATATTAAAATTAATACCTAGTAGTTTATTAAAGAAAGATTCTTTGGATAAAGGAATTATAAAAGAAGATGTATATTTTGAAATATCAGATATTGCATATGCTTTAAATAAAAAAGCAAAAAAAGTATTAGAAAAAGATTTAGAATTTTTTAAGAAAAATACTAAATATAGAGAATATGAAAAAATTTCAAAAGAATTATTAGAAAAATTAGAAAAACTTGAAGAAAAAAATGAAGATAGAGTTGAATATAAAGAGGCACTAATAAGATTTGGTAGAGGTTCGGGATTTAATAATACAACTTTTAATTTAGTAAATACCAATGAAGAAGTTTATACAAGAGTAGTAGCTGGAGATTGTCCTATTGGTTGGGCATTGATTACCTTTGAAGAAGTATAA
- the cas2 gene encoding CRISPR-associated endonuclease Cas2 gives MKILVTYDIIDTKIRNRLIDELFNFGFERLQYSIFLGEINSKKFRKLVNSSEKIINKKEDSLYFFSLCEEDFKRGIFLGKAINKKYIDCDILYF, from the coding sequence ATGAAAATATTGGTAACCTATGACATAATAGACACAAAAATTAGAAATAGATTGATAGATGAATTATTTAATTTTGGTTTTGAAAGGTTGCAATATTCTATATTTTTAGGGGAAATAAATAGTAAAAAATTTAGAAAATTGGTAAATTCATCAGAAAAAATAATAAATAAAAAAGAAGATTCTTTGTATTTTTTCTCATTATGTGAGGAAGATTTTAAAAGAGGAATATTTTTAGGAAAAGCTATTAATAAAAAATATATAGATTGTGATATATTATATTTTTAA
- a CDS encoding CRISPR-associated endonuclease Cas6, with product MKIVEIFFKSNRKFKGRDAEKLRGFMGHHFNNIIEFHNHKDELSFNYKSSIIQYRVIKGELSVLGIEKGADLLLEHCQNLTELEINGEKISVIPETKVSFNNLEISDKPIHRYKFDSLWFALNSENYMKFLNGELSLEKQLTNNIIEFFKMCGVWADKKIIVEGEFNSEPLIQKDTQINCFYGEFVTNVNLPDSISLGKRKSIGLGRIKKIA from the coding sequence ATGAAAATAGTAGAAATTTTTTTTAAATCTAACAGAAAATTTAAAGGTAGAGATGCTGAAAAATTAAGGGGATTTATGGGTCATCATTTTAATAATATAATTGAGTTTCATAATCATAAAGATGAACTTTCTTTTAATTACAAATCATCTATCATTCAATATAGAGTTATAAAAGGTGAATTATCTGTTTTAGGAATAGAAAAAGGTGCTGATTTATTATTAGAACATTGTCAAAATCTTACTGAATTAGAAATTAATGGGGAAAAAATTTCTGTAATTCCAGAAACAAAAGTATCTTTTAATAATTTAGAAATATCTGATAAACCAATACACAGATACAAATTTGATTCTTTATGGTTTGCACTTAATAGTGAAAATTATATGAAATTTTTAAATGGAGAATTATCTTTAGAAAAACAACTTACAAATAATATAATTGAGTTTTTCAAAATGTGTGGTGTTTGGGCGGATAAAAAAATAATTGTAGAAGGAGAATTTAATTCTGAACCTCTTATTCAAAAGGATACTCAAATAAATTGTTTTTATGGAGAATTTGTAACAAATGTAAATCTTCCAGATAGTATATCTTTAGGAAAAAGAAAAAGT
- the csm2 gene encoding type III-A CRISPR-associated protein Csm2, translated as MRPNNIEEEKQKFEKNLKEAFIFDEKGYIDIETGFLRENLLTNEAIALAECFRYENLTNSQIRNFFNEVKAIRNILDNKEENWNKVYPMTLMLKSKINYKYNRNKDSEKKLKTLKKFIEKSVDKIIEENKKNNGYETFKNFVIYFEVTMGFAKLKNN; from the coding sequence ATGAGACCAAATAATATAGAAGAAGAAAAACAAAAGTTTGAAAAGAATTTAAAAGAGGCTTTTATATTTGATGAAAAGGGATATATAGATATTGAAACAGGTTTTTTAAGAGAGAATTTACTTACAAATGAGGCAATAGCTTTAGCTGAATGTTTTAGATATGAGAATTTAACAAATTCGCAAATTAGAAACTTTTTTAATGAAGTTAAAGCTATAAGAAATATTTTAGATAACAAAGAAGAAAATTGGAATAAAGTATATCCAATGACTTTAATGTTAAAATCAAAGATTAATTATAAATATAATAGAAATAAAGACAGTGAAAAAAAATTAAAAACTTTAAAAAAATTTATAGAAAAATCTGTAGATAAAATTATAGAAGAAAACAAAAAAAATAATGGATATGAAACATTTAAAAATTTTGTAATATATTTTGAGGTTACAATGGGATTTGCAAAACTAAAAAATAATTAG
- the csm3 gene encoding type III-A CRISPR-associated RAMP protein Csm3 — protein MKINEIKEINVKFRLITGTRVGGSNDIIEIGGNDSPVVRNPLTKELYIPGSSLKGKMRMLMEWLKDKIDVKGETHNCDDTECPICRVFGRGAENSKKAKSGPTRISIKDAFLTEDSKKSLDELKNRTGLDTEWKYENTINRLTSEANPRNSERIPAGIEFEFKMTYKVLDMEDGGKKDKELFEEVVLKGLKGLEIEGIGGGVSRGNGQIEFTEILVDGVDYLEKVKNIKL, from the coding sequence ATGAAAATAAATGAAATTAAAGAAATAAATGTAAAATTTAGATTAATAACAGGAACAAGAGTTGGTGGAAGTAATGATATTATAGAGATTGGTGGAAATGATAGTCCAGTAGTTAGAAATCCACTTACAAAAGAGTTATATATTCCTGGTTCTTCTCTAAAAGGAAAAATGAGAATGCTTATGGAATGGCTAAAAGATAAAATTGATGTAAAAGGAGAAACTCATAATTGTGATGATACTGAATGTCCAATATGTAGAGTTTTTGGAAGAGGGGCAGAAAATAGTAAAAAGGCAAAATCTGGACCTACAAGAATTTCTATAAAAGATGCTTTTTTAACAGAAGATAGTAAAAAATCTTTAGATGAATTAAAAAATAGAACTGGTTTAGATACAGAATGGAAATATGAAAATACAATAAATAGACTTACTTCAGAAGCAAATCCTCGTAACTCTGAAAGAATACCAGCAGGAATAGAATTTGAATTTAAAATGACTTATAAAGTTTTAGATATGGAAGATGGAGGAAAAAAGGATAAAGAATTATTTGAAGAAGTAGTTTTAAAAGGGCTAAAAGGTTTAGAAATAGAGGGAATTGGTGGAGGAGTTTCTCGTGGAAATGGACAAATAGAATTTACAGAAATATTAGTTGATGGAGTAGATTATTTAGAAAAAGTAAAAAATATAAAACTTTAA
- a CDS encoding TolC family protein → MSKAYSLGAVAKIELDSIKCSINNLKIEIQVLKNNLENIKKIFSYNFAIEIGEKTLKEIIAPKINIDEYINNYGEKDIEILEKQKSILEEDIKYMNYTNNMPDISIGLEHSNRYDENRVVLKFSKPLFDLDLDLETGKNNLSQQEIEIEQKKSENNGEKLQIYNTYDEYMKNYIVNKNNSELELSKYNVKKLEYSLGKVDYLEVMESFNNYLNYEIEKEKAKNNLNGYIYEIMIRGEKK, encoded by the coding sequence ATGTCAAAGGCTTATTCCTTAGGAGCAGTTGCAAAAATAGAGTTAGATTCTATTAAATGTAGTATAAATAATTTAAAAATAGAAATTCAAGTCTTAAAAAATAATTTAGAGAATATTAAAAAGATTTTTAGTTATAATTTTGCAATTGAAATTGGAGAAAAAACATTAAAAGAGATAATTGCCCCTAAAATAAATATTGATGAATATATAAATAATTATGGAGAAAAAGATATAGAGATTTTAGAGAAACAAAAATCTATTTTAGAAGAAGATATAAAATATATGAATTATACTAATAATATGCCAGATATTTCTATAGGGTTAGAACATAGCAATAGATATGATGAAAATAGAGTAGTCTTAAAATTTTCAAAACCACTTTTTGATTTAGATTTAGACTTAGAAACAGGAAAAAATAATTTAAGTCAACAAGAAATAGAAATTGAACAGAAAAAATCTGAAAATAATGGAGAAAAATTACAAATATACAATACTTATGATGAATATATGAAAAATTATATTGTAAATAAGAATAATTCAGAACTAGAGTTATCAAAATATAATGTAAAAAAATTAGAATATTCTTTGGGAAAAGTTGATTATTTAGAAGTTATGGAAAGTTTTAATAATTACTTAAATTATGAAATTGAAAAGGAAAAAGCTAAGAATAATCTAAACGGATATA
- the csm4 gene encoding type III-A CRISPR-associated RAMP protein Csm4, whose amino-acid sequence MYNTYLWKIKPLSSQMTPWQSDTIYGHLLYGASLLYGDEFVKKLIDEFSNIPPFIVSDGFIDGQLPMINKGTVKRSDTEEFAKIYGKNQIETVKKLKEINKIKFIPIEDFNKLREKNYNKKDFIISKLQELNKEEENANSIDFKSKKLDKKDTAIQETLVMHNTINRIMGSTGDNGVFALKETFIEGNIFIFIKIRKDFDINILDTLLKFVEKNGYGKKVSSGKGAIERVSFEKYNEFNEVKNGNGFIVLSNYIPKEFDYEEVISANYLVKKGKVYGDIDFPFKKPFSCFTAGSLFKKSKNSIYGKVLKDIHIDKSIVQIGIPFTLEVEL is encoded by the coding sequence ATGTATAATACATATTTATGGAAAATAAAACCTCTTTCATCACAGATGACACCTTGGCAAAGCGATACTATCTATGGACATTTATTATATGGAGCTAGTTTATTATATGGAGATGAATTTGTAAAAAAATTAATAGATGAATTTTCAAATATTCCTCCATTTATAGTTTCAGATGGCTTTATAGATGGACAATTACCAATGATAAATAAAGGAACAGTAAAAAGAAGTGATACAGAGGAATTTGCAAAAATTTATGGAAAAAATCAAATAGAAACTGTAAAAAAATTAAAAGAGATAAATAAAATTAAATTTATTCCTATAGAAGATTTTAATAAATTAAGAGAAAAAAATTATAATAAAAAAGATTTTATAATTTCTAAATTACAGGAATTAAATAAAGAAGAAGAGAATGCAAATAGTATAGACTTTAAATCGAAAAAATTAGATAAAAAAGATACAGCAATTCAAGAAACTTTGGTTATGCATAACACAATAAATAGAATAATGGGTTCTACCGGAGATAATGGAGTTTTTGCTTTAAAAGAAACTTTCATAGAAGGAAATATTTTTATATTTATAAAAATTAGAAAAGATTTTGATATAAATATACTAGATACTCTTTTAAAATTTGTGGAAAAAAATGGTTATGGAAAAAAAGTAAGTTCAGGAAAAGGAGCTATAGAAAGAGTTTCATTTGAAAAATACAATGAATTTAATGAAGTAAAAAATGGAAATGGTTTTATTGTATTATCAAATTATATTCCAAAAGAATTTGATTATGAGGAAGTTATATCAGCAAATTATCTTGTGAAAAAAGGAAAGGTTTATGGAGATATAGATTTTCCGTTTAAAAAACCTTTTAGTTGTTTTACTGCTGGTTCATTGTTTAAAAAATCTAAAAACTCTATTTATGGAAAAGTTTTAAAAGATATTCATATAGATAAAAGCATTGTTCAAATAGGAATACCATTTACTTTGGAGGTGGAATTATAA